In the Sandaracinus amylolyticus genome, GTCTCGGCGCGCATCCTGCCGACGATCGACACCGATCCGAGCGCGAACGCGCCGGTCGAGACCGGCGTCACGCGCGGCCAGGGCGGGCCCTCGTGGCGCACGATCGCGTTCGCGTCGATGTTGCTCGTCGCGGTCGCGGTCGGCGCGGTGCTGGGGCTCGGATGGGATCGCGATCCGCCCGCGACGGCGCCGCAGCACGCGAGCGCGCCGATCGCGGCGGCGCCGCCCCCGGGAACGCCGAGCGTGACCACCACGCCCACGGTCGAGACCGCGCGCACCGTGCGCGTGCAGGTCGAGACCGTGCCGCCGGGCGCGACGGTGAGCGTCGCGGGGCAGGCGCGCGGCACCGCGCCGCTCGCGCTCGAGCTCGAGCGCGGCGATGCGCCGGTCGAGATCGCGATCCACCTCGAGGGCCATCGCGATCACGCGGAGTCGATCGTGCCCGACGTGGACCAGCGCGTGCGGCTCACGCTCGAGCGCGCGGAGACGGAGCGCGTGCGTCCGCGCGGCGGCGTGCGTGCGCGCGGGGGCGCGGCGCGCCCGACCGGTGCGCAGCAGCAGCCGCAGCCCCAGCAGGGCGGCGACTTCTTCCGCTTCGATTGACGCGGACGACGCGCGGGTGGAGTAGGGTTCGTTCGTCCGAATGGCCGAGCAGACCCACGACGGATCTCTCCTCGGCGTCGCGATCCGCGACGTCTCTCGCCTGCGCAAGGTCGTCGGCGTCGTCGCACAGCACGGCTTCGGCGAGGTGCTCACGCGCATCCCGTTCGCGGCGCAGCTGCTCGGCGCGACGCCCTCGCGGCGCGGTAAGGAGGCCGAGGGCACGCCCGCCGAGCGCTTCGCGCGTCTGCTCGCGGCGCTCGGGCCGACGTACATCAAGCTCGGTCAGGTGCTCTCGATGCGCTCGGACCTGCTCCCCGCGGAGTACGTCCAGGCGCTCAGCAAGCTGCAGGACAAGGCGCCGCCGATCCCCTACGCCGACGTGCAGAGCGTGATCGCGGAAGGGCTCGGCCGTCCTGCCGAGGAGATCTTCGCGGAGATCGATCAGGAGCCGATCGCGACGGCGTCGATCGGTCAGGCGCACCTCGCGCGCACGCGCGACGGAAAGCGCGTCGTGGTGAAGGTGCAGCGCCCCGGCATCGGCACGACGATGCGCGGCGATCTCGATCTGCTCTTCATCGCGGCGAAGGCGCTCGAGGCGAGCATCGACGAGATGCGGCTCGTGACGCCGAGCGCGATCGTCGCCGAGTTCGAGAAGAGCCTGCTGCGCGAGCTCAACTTCAGCGCGGAGCTCGCGAACCTGGTGCGCATGCGCGCGCTGCTCGATCCCGATCGCCCGGTGATCGCGCCCGCGCCGCTGCCCGAGCTGAGCTGCCGCACCGTGCTCACGATGGAGTACTTCGAGGGCCGCCCGGTGCGCGCGCTGACGCCGAAGAGCCCCGAGGCGAAGCACGCGGTCGAGCAGATCCTCCACGCGATGTGCAAGGGCGTGTTCGTCGACGGGTTCTTCCACGGCGATCCGCACGCCGGGAACATCCTGGTGAACGACGAGGGCACGCTGTGCTTCCTCGACCTCGGCCTGGTCGGGACGCTGAGCGCGGAGCAGCGCGACGATCTCGTCACGCTCGTGCTCGGGACGATCATGGACGACGCGAGCACCGTCGCGCGCGTGCTCCTGAAGATCGGCACGCCGACCCAGCGCATCGACATCGGCGAGCTCAAGAGCGAGATCACGCGCGTTCGCGCGCAGTACGTGATGGTCCGCTCGGTGAAGGACCTCGACACGCGCGGCTTCATCGAGGAGTTCGCGAACGCCGCGGGCAAGTACCGCGTGAAGCTGGCGACCGAGTACTCGGTGCTCGCGAAGAGCGCGGGCACGATCGAGGGACTGGTCCGGACGCTCGATCCCGACGTCGACGTGATTCCGATCATCCGTCCTTACGTCGAGAAGATCTTCGGCGAGCGCTGGGCGCCCGACAAAGTGGTGCAACAAGCGCTGGGCGGCGCGACCGGCATGGCGTCACTGCTGCGCACGGTGCCGACGCACGTCGATCAGATCCTGCACGACATGGAGACCGGCAACGTGCAGGTGCGGCCCATCATGCCGAAGCTCGATGCGCTGCCCGATCGACTGCACGACAGCGCGACGAGAGTGGCAGTCGCGGTCTTCAGTGCATCGATGTCGATCTGCGCGGCGATCATGGTGCCCGACCGCGCCGAGCACTTCTTCGACTACGCGAAGATCACGCTCTTCTTCGTCGCGTTCACCGCCGCTGTCGCAGGTTGGTTCGTGACGTGGTGGTGGCACTGGCTGGGGCGCGGGATCAACCTGCGCGTGACGCCTCTATTGCGGTTCTTCCGGCGCGGATGAGGCTCGAACGGTCGCTCGTGCGAGCGTGCTTGACGAGCCGTCGCGCGAGGCGTATGCGAACCTCACTCGTATGAAGACAGCTCGTCAGCATCGGCGCTGGTTTGCAGCAATAGCGATCCTCACAGGCACAGTCGTCTCTTGCGTTGAGGACCGAGGCGATGTCGAGAGAGTCGAGTTCGCGCTCGACCCAGCGCCCGAGAGTGACGCTCTTTGGCAGAGCTCCGCGGTGGGAATCACGCAGGGCGTTCCGGGCGTCACACCTGACGGTGCGTCGACGTACACGATCCCGATCGCGGCGCCTGCAGGCCCCGCGGGATTTCAGCCGAGCATCGCGCTGAGCTACAACAGCCGCGCCGGCTCGAGCGCTGTCGGCGTCGGCTGGTCGATTGTGGGCGTCTCCGCGATCACCCGCTGTCCGTACAATCTTGCTCGGGACGGACAGACTGGAGGCGTGCAGTTCGACGACGACGACGCGCTCTGTCTCGACGGCCAGCGCCTGATTCCGATGTCCGGGGAATACATGCTCGAGTCAGGGCTCGAGCGCGCGAAGCTCCACGGCGAACTTCACGATCCGGACTCGTACTTCGTCGTCCATTTGCCGAATGGCGGGCGCCGCATCTTCGGCGGACCGGGCGCTTCATTCCACCCGGAGGCTCGCGAGCTTACCCGCGATGGCGAGTCGGTCGTCGCCGAACGCCGGACCTTTCAGTGGCTGATCGCGGAAGAACGTGACGCCTCCGGTAACGTCATCGAGTACGACTGGACCGCCCCGGGCGGTCCAGATGACCCGGTCGGCGAGCCTCGAATCGAGTCGATTCGCTACGGCGGCTTCGTGTCGGAACAGGACGCGCTGCCGAGGACCGGCGAATGGCCGGACCGCGTCGGCGAGATCGACTTCGTCTGGGAGACGAATGACGGGAAGCCGATCGAGATCGGCTACCAGCACGGAGTCGAGTTCCGCCGCACCGCTCACCTCGCCACGATCGCGACGCGCACAGGGATAGGGCCCGAACGCACCCTCCGGGAGTACCAGCTCGGCGGCCGCTTCAGCGAGGCGACCGACCGATGGCTCCTGACCGATGTTCGAGAGTGCGATCACCTCGGCGTCTGTCTCGACCCAGTCTCGTTCCGATATAGCGGCGAGGATCAGCAGGACGAGCTCAAGAGCTCGTCGGTCATGGCCGCCCCCTCCGGTTGGTGGGAGGAGTGGTTCAACCGCATCGTGGTGACCCCCGCTCCCGCAGCCATCGTTCCGACCGATGTGAACGGTGATGGTGTGACCGACATTCTCTATTGGGAGGAGACGAGCGACCATGTCCGGACGCACTGGTACGTTCGCCTCGGCCGTTGGAGCGGCCAGTACGGCCCGGAGATTGATGCACGTCTTCCCGAGACACCGGTTTCCGTCGGAATGAGTGATGTGCGTCCGATCGACTTCGATCGGGACGGCGATGATGAGCTCATCTTCCGCAGGTGGGATGGCGACGCGCATCTCTGGCGAACCGATGTGTTCGAGTGGGGTGAAGACGATGATGGCTATTGGGAGATCGGGAGCGACTTCGATGGCTGCGAGGACGATCATCATTACGAGCCGCCCTACCCGGCGCTCGTGGGCGACTTCGATGGGAATGGTGCGTCGGATTTTCTCGCGTCGTGCCTGACGCACGAGGAGGTCCACAGAGACGGCGGCGTGATCAGCCACCCGCTCGCCGGTGTGCAGCAGAGGATTCGATGGCACGCGAATGCTGATTGGTTCGTGTATCACGCCGTTGACGACGTCGATTTCGTTTCGATGCCCGAGCAGTACACCGAGCTCACGACCATGCGGACGAGGAGCTATGTGCTCGACAGCGATGGCGATGGCGTA is a window encoding:
- a CDS encoding ABC1 kinase family protein; its protein translation is MAEQTHDGSLLGVAIRDVSRLRKVVGVVAQHGFGEVLTRIPFAAQLLGATPSRRGKEAEGTPAERFARLLAALGPTYIKLGQVLSMRSDLLPAEYVQALSKLQDKAPPIPYADVQSVIAEGLGRPAEEIFAEIDQEPIATASIGQAHLARTRDGKRVVVKVQRPGIGTTMRGDLDLLFIAAKALEASIDEMRLVTPSAIVAEFEKSLLRELNFSAELANLVRMRALLDPDRPVIAPAPLPELSCRTVLTMEYFEGRPVRALTPKSPEAKHAVEQILHAMCKGVFVDGFFHGDPHAGNILVNDEGTLCFLDLGLVGTLSAEQRDDLVTLVLGTIMDDASTVARVLLKIGTPTQRIDIGELKSEITRVRAQYVMVRSVKDLDTRGFIEEFANAAGKYRVKLATEYSVLAKSAGTIEGLVRTLDPDVDVIPIIRPYVEKIFGERWAPDKVVQQALGGATGMASLLRTVPTHVDQILHDMETGNVQVRPIMPKLDALPDRLHDSATRVAVAVFSASMSICAAIMVPDRAEHFFDYAKITLFFVAFTAAVAGWFVTWWWHWLGRGINLRVTPLLRFFRRG